GGACACGTGGGGCGAGTCCGCCCCGAATGCCTTCCTACTCGACCGACATGGGCTGTCGCCCGAACGCGTTGCCGAGCGCGTCGTCATGGAATTCTCCCGCACGGCCGAGCCGTCTCGTGCCGCGGGTCGGTGAGCGGTCGATGGTAGTCGCCACGGAGGTGACCGGATGAGCACATTCAAGGTGAAGAACCCGAAGAGCATCGGGGTCGCGTTCCTGGGCGTGGGACGAATGGGGCAAACCCATATCCAGACCCTCGCCGGGGTGCGCAACGTTCAGATCGTCGTCGTCGCCGACCCGGACCTCGCTGCGGCCGAACTCGCACGCGACATGGCGCGTGTGGACCGGGCCACGACGGACGCACTGGGCGCTATCAACGACCCTGCCGTCGAGGCCGTCGTCATCGTCACCCCGACGGCAACGCACGCGAGCCTCATCGAGGCGGCCCTTCGCGCGGGCAAGGCGGTCTGGAGCGAGAAGCCGATTGCCCTCGACCTCGCCGAGACCAACCGCGTGGTCACCCTCTGGCGCGAGACGGGCCTGCCCGTCCAGTTGGGGTTCATGCGACGCTTCGATCCCGGCTACGTCCGCGCGAAGGAGCTCATCGCCTCGGGCGAGCTCGGGCGGATTGAGCAGTTCCGCTCGTACTCGCGGGATACTTATCCGCCGTCGGCGGCCTTCATCCGCGACAGCGGCGGGTCGTTCCTGGACATGAGCGTGCACGACTTCGACCTGGCCAGGTTCCTGGTCGGGGAGGTCGAGGAGGTCTCCGCGTGGGGCAGCGTCCTGTTCGACGACCGGTTCGGCGACGGTGGCGACATCGATACCGCGGTCACGATGCTCCGCTTCCGGAACGGAGCCCTGGGCGTCGTCGAGATGTCGCGCCATTCCGCATGGGGCTACGACATTCGGACCGAGGTGGCCGGCGCGGCAGGCAAGGTCGTCGTCGAGGCGCCCCAGAAGACGAACGCGACCTTTTCGCGGCGGTTCGGGTTCGAGGGCGACCACTACGAAAACTTCCCAGACCGATTCGAGGTCGCCTACAAGCTCGAGCTGGAGGCGTTCTTCGCCGCGCTCGGCGAAGGGGTCACGCCGACGCCAGGCCCAGAGGACGCGTTCGAATCGCTTCGGCTGGCCGTCGCGGCGAGGCTCAGCTGGCGGAAGGGCCGGCCAATCCGGCTGGATGACGTCTCCGCAGGGGTCCCGGCGTGAGCCCGGAGGTGACCCGTCACGTGCGCCCCGTGTCGGGTCCAGGGACCCTCCTCGAGATCACGCCGACGAGTGTCGGTTGGCGCTACCTGTCGTTCCGGGTGCTGTCCCTCGCTCCAGGGGAGGCGGTCGAGGGCGATACAGCCGGGAACGAGAGCGCCATCGTCCCGCTCCGCGGCGCAGGCTGGTTCGCCTTCGGCGGCGAGAAGCATCCCGTCTCCCGGAAGGACGTCTTCACGGAGAAGCCCCACGTCGCCTACCTGCCGCCCGGCACGGCATGGTCGATCGGCGCCGTGACTGCCTTCGAAGTCGCGTTCGGCTCCGCACCGGCGTCGGGGCTCTATCCGGCTCGCCTCTATGCGCCCGCCGACCTGCCGAGCTTCGTCCGCGGTGGCGCCAACGTCAGCCGCGGGGTGACCTGCACGGTGGATCCGACGTTCCCGTCGGAACGGCTCATCGCCTACGAGATCCTGACCCCGAGCGGCAACTGGTCGAGCTTCCCGCCTCACAGGCACGATGGGCGGTCCGGCACCAGTTACCACGAGGAGTCGTACTACTACCGCCTGTCCGTGACGGACGGGTTCGCGATCCAGCGTCTGTATACCCGCGACACCGATCTCGACGTCTCGATCACCGTGGCAGACGGGGACTTGGTGCTGGTCCACGAGGGCTACCACACCGTGGTGGCCGCACCGGGCACCAACGCCTACTACCTCAATTTCCTCGCGGGTGACACGAAACCGGTGACCCAGCTCAACGACCCGGCTTACGCGTGGATCACCGATGACTGGGCTGGGCGGCCGATCCCAATCCCGCTCGAGCCCACGTCCTGACCGCGTCGCCGATCGTCAGAGCCGGGTCGCGTCCGGCAGCGATGCACGCCCCCGGCTGCGGAGGGTCTCGAGGCTGGCATCGAAGAACTGCACCATCCGGGCACGTTCGTCCGAGTCTGCCACCGCGGCCAGCTCGGCGACCCAGGTCCGCGCGCCGATGATGATCTGCTCAACGCCCGCCGCGTCTTCCATCGACGGGACGAGAGGTCGATCCCGCACCTCCACATAGACGGGCGAGGTGTGCGCGGCCATGGCGGTCGCGAACGCCGAGCTGATCTCATTCCCGCTGCGTGACCGGGCCGCGATCCAGGCTCCGGCCGCGACCTCGACCGTTTCGTGGAGGCCGAGCTCGGTCGATCCTGCCGCCGCGCTGGTGGCCGCTACAACACGGCCGTTCACGACCAGCTCCAGGACCGTGATCACGGGCTGGGCGGCGCGCGCCTGTGCCGTGACCTCGAGGCGACCACCCGACCGGACGCGGATCACATCCCCCGGCTCGTGTCCCTCCACCGCGATCTCCAGGATCGGGCCGGACGTGACGAAGGTCCGACCAGCCCGGACGGCAGCCGCCCAGGCGTCGAACGTGAGCGGCTCGTCGGTGAGCAGGTGACCGTACGTCCGGACGGCACCGATCGGGACCTCGGCCGACATCTTGTCCGTCCCGGCCACGATCGGCAGACGGTAGCCGAGGTTGAGGAAGCGGTACCACTCAAGCACGGACGGATCGTCCAGGCCCGGTGCCAGCGCCTGGGTCTCGAGGGCGTCGATCTTGCCTGCCACGATGTCGGCCGCGATCTCGGCGTATGGCAACGGAAAATGAGCGGCCACGACAAGCCCGCCGGCGGCCCGGCAGCGATCGGCCCAGTCGGCGAGGAGGACGCTCAACGCCCCGGCCATCCGACCCTCGGGCGGGCCCGCGCTGGCGAACGGCTGGACGGGCCGGTGGGCACCGAGCAGCGCCAGGTGGCCCAGCACGTTCTGGCGGTTTTCGGTTCCGACCACGACGATGCGGCGACCCGCAGGATCGGCCATCGAGCCCCACGGCAGGTCCGTGACGTTCGTGAACAGGTCGCCCCACTGGGCAGCCAGCAGATTCACGAGGTCGACGTCCTCCGCCGCCGCCTGGAGTAGTGCGGTCGATGGGGCGAGGAAATGGACGTGCGTGTCGGCGGTGACCCATCGCCCGGCGTGGAGGTCGATCGTCCGGTCGAGTGGAAGCTCCAGCCGGCCCATCGTCGGATCGACTTCGAGTCGGGCGTGATGCGGCGCGCGGTCGAATCCTCCAACGACCTCGACCTCTACCGCGCCGACCGGCAGCTCGATCGCGAACCGGCCGGGGACGTAAGCATACGTGGACGATCCCAGGATCAGGTCCCCGCCGGTGTCTTCGTAGAACGCCGGGTTGACCTCGTCGCGGTGGCCGACCGGTGGCAGGTAGCGACCATCGGCGGCGGTGAAGCGGACCCGGGCGGGCACGCGTTCGCCAGTGGTCCGATCGACGATCTCCACCTCGACCGGCACGCATGGTGCGGGCAGGACCTCGATCGAGCGCCGGCCGGCAGGGTCGAGCGGCGGGACCCCGGCCAGCAGCTCGCGCCCGGACACACTCCAGCCATCGAGGTCGACCAGGGCGTCGGGCGCGATCGCCAGGTCGACGATGCTGGCGCCCGACGGGGTGCGGTCGGGGTTGGCGCGCGACGTTCCCCAACCCACGATGACGTTCGCGTTCGTCGGCGATGAAGGGGCGACCGGCGCCTGACGCAAGCGGATGATGGTGCCGAGGTCGACCTCCGGGGGGCGTCCGGCCAGACCGTCGACACGCACCGCGAACCGCGGCCCGCGCGCCAGCGGATTGCTCGATCCGCGGAACAGCGTCACGGCGGCCACGATCACGTCGCTCCCCGGGCGACCCGCCGCGAGCGGCCCGAGATGCAGGGCGACCGGCTCGGCGCCCGCCTCCAGCTCGATCGCGTGGAGCCAAAGCAGCGCATCGTCGGTCGGGCTCGGAACGAAGTCGGACATACCGGTCTGGTTCGCCCCGTAAGTCCCGGGCATGATCGTCAGCGACCCCGAGTGGCCGGCCGCCGCGTAACGCCCGGGTACCTGGACCGCATGGGGACCGCGCCAGTCGACGACCTCATTGGCGAGGTGGCTGATCGCCGCGAACGCGGTCGACCCCCAGCCGAGGATCCCGTCGTTGATCTCGAACCGACGCCTGATCGTCCGGCTCGTCCTCCGCCCCGACCGGTCCACCACGGTGTACCGGGCGAGCGGCTCGCCGACCGGGACGACATGACCCACCGCGAGCTCGTCCGGGCGGCTGCCGGTATCGTCGCGCCACGCGTCGCACAGATGGGCGACGACGACGTGGCTGGCCACTCCGCTATCGCCCAGGTCGATCGTCGTCGGCGCGTCGACCAGGATCCAGCGCTGCGCGGTCGAGCCGGGCCCGAGGTCGAACGGAAGTCCGTGGAACACCTGCCGCCCGACAGGCAGACGTGGTAGGGCCGCCGCGTACTGGGCATGGAATCGGAGGGCGACCTGATGGTCGGTCGCGTTCCTCACTGGATCGAGATCGACCGGTCTCGCGAGCGGGCTCGAACGCCCCATCAGAGTGGTCTCGAAGCGGGATTTGGTCTCCGTATTGACGACGCCATGGACCGGACGCTAACATCGTACAAACGGTTGCACAAGAGGCTGCGAGATGTCCGGTCGAACCCCCGCCGCCCGACCATCGTGACCCCGATCGACATACCGGGGCCCCGGGCCACTCGGGCCAGGGGACTGGGACATGGCTGAGTCGACTCCCGCGATCGAACTGCGCGACGTGACCAAACGCTACGGCGACGCAGTGGCCCTCAGGGGCGTGTCACTCGAGATCCAGCAGGGCGAGTTCTTCTGCCTGCTCGGGCCGTCCGGCTGCGGCAAGACCACCACCCTCAATCTCATCGGCGGGTTCATTCCCCTCTCGTCCGGCGAACTCCGGATCGAGGGCCGCACCGTCAACGACTTGCCACCCCACAAGCGCAACGTCAATACCGTCTTCCAGAACTACGCCCTGTTTCCCCACATGACCGTTGCCCAGAACGTCGCCTTCGGTCTGCGGAT
The sequence above is drawn from the Chloroflexota bacterium genome and encodes:
- a CDS encoding Gfo/Idh/MocA family oxidoreductase; its protein translation is MSTFKVKNPKSIGVAFLGVGRMGQTHIQTLAGVRNVQIVVVADPDLAAAELARDMARVDRATTDALGAINDPAVEAVVIVTPTATHASLIEAALRAGKAVWSEKPIALDLAETNRVVTLWRETGLPVQLGFMRRFDPGYVRAKELIASGELGRIEQFRSYSRDTYPPSAAFIRDSGGSFLDMSVHDFDLARFLVGEVEEVSAWGSVLFDDRFGDGGDIDTAVTMLRFRNGALGVVEMSRHSAWGYDIRTEVAGAAGKVVVEAPQKTNATFSRRFGFEGDHYENFPDRFEVAYKLELEAFFAALGEGVTPTPGPEDAFESLRLAVAARLSWRKGRPIRLDDVSAGVPA
- the iolB gene encoding 5-deoxy-glucuronate isomerase; protein product: MTRHVRPVSGPGTLLEITPTSVGWRYLSFRVLSLAPGEAVEGDTAGNESAIVPLRGAGWFAFGGEKHPVSRKDVFTEKPHVAYLPPGTAWSIGAVTAFEVAFGSAPASGLYPARLYAPADLPSFVRGGANVSRGVTCTVDPTFPSERLIAYEILTPSGNWSSFPPHRHDGRSGTSYHEESYYYRLSVTDGFAIQRLYTRDTDLDVSITVADGDLVLVHEGYHTVVAAPGTNAYYLNFLAGDTKPVTQLNDPAYAWITDDWAGRPIPIPLEPTS
- a CDS encoding CehA/McbA family metallohydrolase is translated as MRNATDHQVALRFHAQYAAALPRLPVGRQVFHGLPFDLGPGSTAQRWILVDAPTTIDLGDSGVASHVVVAHLCDAWRDDTGSRPDELAVGHVVPVGEPLARYTVVDRSGRRTSRTIRRRFEINDGILGWGSTAFAAISHLANEVVDWRGPHAVQVPGRYAAAGHSGSLTIMPGTYGANQTGMSDFVPSPTDDALLWLHAIELEAGAEPVALHLGPLAAGRPGSDVIVAAVTLFRGSSNPLARGPRFAVRVDGLAGRPPEVDLGTIIRLRQAPVAPSSPTNANVIVGWGTSRANPDRTPSGASIVDLAIAPDALVDLDGWSVSGRELLAGVPPLDPAGRRSIEVLPAPCVPVEVEIVDRTTGERVPARVRFTAADGRYLPPVGHRDEVNPAFYEDTGGDLILGSSTYAYVPGRFAIELPVGAVEVEVVGGFDRAPHHARLEVDPTMGRLELPLDRTIDLHAGRWVTADTHVHFLAPSTALLQAAAEDVDLVNLLAAQWGDLFTNVTDLPWGSMADPAGRRIVVVGTENRQNVLGHLALLGAHRPVQPFASAGPPEGRMAGALSVLLADWADRCRAAGGLVVAAHFPLPYAEIAADIVAGKIDALETQALAPGLDDPSVLEWYRFLNLGYRLPIVAGTDKMSAEVPIGAVRTYGHLLTDEPLTFDAWAAAVRAGRTFVTSGPILEIAVEGHEPGDVIRVRSGGRLEVTAQARAAQPVITVLELVVNGRVVAATSAAAGSTELGLHETVEVAAGAWIAARSRSGNEISSAFATAMAAHTSPVYVEVRDRPLVPSMEDAAGVEQIIIGARTWVAELAAVADSDERARMVQFFDASLETLRSRGRASLPDATRL